One genomic window of Arachis stenosperma cultivar V10309 chromosome 10, arast.V10309.gnm1.PFL2, whole genome shotgun sequence includes the following:
- the LOC130956785 gene encoding uncharacterized protein LOC130956785 translates to MLQWSLKKSKKYDTASGYNIAYLFFHPPLEHCPDNMKQKHIWQHLGKLKVTPSVKMFLWKCLHGRIPVLELIHRRFPSTSPLCPYCHTQSESITHCLITCNKAQDIWSRSQIYLHLPHPTGDQFFEWWQELKTKLEWQHDGERLMGLVASICWNIWKARNLWVFEHTNQMPEETLQMSVTLAQQFTSLA, encoded by the coding sequence ATGCTTCAATGGAGCCTCAAGAAATCTAAAAAGTATGACACAGCCTCAGGTTATAACATTGCTTACCTATTTTTTCACCCTCCATTAGAGCACTGCCCTGACAACATGAAGCAAAAGCATATTTGGCAGCACTTGGGGAAGCTGAAAGTCACTCCCAGCGTGAAGATGTTCCTCTGGAAATGCCTCCATGGTCGAATTCCAGTGCTAGAACTCATCCATCGCAGATTTCCAAGTACAAGTCCTCTTTGCCCTTATTGTCACACACAATCAGAGTCAATCACCCACTGCCTAATTACATGCAACAAAGCCCAAGACATTTGGAGTAGAAGCCAGATTTACCTGCACCTTCCACATCCTACCGGTGACCAGTTCTTTGAATGGTGGCAAGAATTGAAGACAAAGCTTGAGTGGCAACATGATGGAGAGAGGTTGATGGGTCTTGTGGCAAGTATCTGTTGGAACATATGGAAGGCAAGAAACCTTTGGGTCTTTGAGCACACAAACCAAATGCCGGAAGAGACGCTTCAAATGTCGGTAACCCTGGCACAACAGTTCACTTCTCTAGCCTAA
- the LOC130956784 gene encoding uncharacterized protein LOC130956784: MRVTHCDRRASVFVVEELEPFEGWGHGSFWVRLSEGTCDCGLFQSLHFSCWHTLPGCAATSIEWAPYVHPVYKQEAVFKVYEMEFPPISDESLWVEWHGTMLRPNPAMRRKATERSVSIRFQNDMDDVE; the protein is encoded by the coding sequence ATGCGTGTGACCCATTGCGATAGACGGGCCTCCGTGTTTGTTGTGGAGGAACTAGAGCCGTTCGAAGGATGGGGGCATGGTTCCTTTTGGGTTCGGCTTTCGGAGGGTACATGTGATTGTGGATTATTCCAGTCTCTCCACTTTTCGTGCTGGCACACACTTCCCGGATGCGCCGCCACTAGCATTGAGTGGGCCCCGTATGTGCATCCAGTCTACAAGCAGGAAGCTGTGTTCAAGGTGTACGAGATGGAGTTTCCACCCATTTCTGATGAGTCACTGTGGGTTGAGTGGCATGGGACGATGCTACGTCCTAACCCAGCCATGCGGCGAAAGGCGACCGAAAGATCAGTGTCCATCAGATTCCAGAACGATATGGATGACGTCGAATGA